CATCGCCGGAGTCCCCGCCAGCCGGGCCGGCCTGATGGTCCGCTTCGCCTACCGCTTCTCGAAGCGCATGGTCGGCAAGGTGCCCGAGCCGCTCACCGTGGCGGCGCACCACGCGTGGATCTTCCGGGGCTACACGGGCTACGAGTTCGCGCTCGGCAAGGCCCGTCTGGTCGACGCGCGGCTGAAGGCGCTCGCCGGCCTGAAGGCGGCGGCGCTGGTCGGCTGTCCCTTCTGAGTCGACATCGGCTCTGCCGTCGGCAGGGCAGCCGGGGTGACCGAGGCTCAGCTCCGTGACCTGCCGGCCTACGAGGAGAGCGCGGCCTTCTCGCCGCTCGAGAAGCTCGTGCTCGACTACGCGGTCGCGATGACGGAGACGCCGGTCGAGGTGCCCGAGGCGCTCTTCGCCCGGCTGCGAGAGCACTTCGCCGAGGCGCAGCTCGTCGAGCTGACGGCGGCGATCGCGTGGGAGAACTACCGGGCGCGCTTCGACCACGCCTTCGGCATCGAGGCGCAGGGCTTCTCGGAGGGTGCGTACTGCGTGCTCCCGGAGCGCGCCGCGCGCCGGTAGTCGCTCCTCGCTCGTGGCGCCGCGCGGGTGGCGCCCGAGCGGGGCCTGCTCTACGATCGCGCGCGTGATGCGCAACCCCTGTCTGGTCGGCACGAAGGTCTACCTCCGCCCGCTCGAGGAGGCCGACGCGGCCGAGTGTCACGTCTGGCTCAACGATCCCGACGTCCGGCGGACGCTCGCCGTGCGCGGCGTCCCGCACACGGAGGCAAGCTCGCGCGCCTGGATCCGCGCGCTCGATCCGCGGCGCGACCAGGTGTTCGCCATCGTGACGAACGAGGGCGGCCTCTACGTCGGGAACTGCGGGCTCCACGACATCGACCCCATCGACCGCCACGCGACGCTCGGGATCGTCATCGGCCGGAAGGATCGGTGGGGCCAGGGCTTCGGTGCCGAGACGGTCAGGCTCCTCTGCCGGCACGCGTTCGACGACCTCAACCTGCACAAGGTCTGCCTCTCGTGCTACGCGACCAACGAGCGGGGCCTGCGGCTCTACGCGCGCGCCGGCTTCACCGTCGAGGGCCGCCGCCGCGAGCAGGTGTTCATCGACGGGCGCTGGGTCGACGAGATCCTCCTCGGGTTGCTGCGCGACGAGCTCGCCCAGGGATGAGCGGCCTCGAGGTCCGGCGCGCCCGCCCCGACGAGCTCGCCCGCTGTCTCGCCATCCGGCGCGAGGTCTTCGTCGAGGAGCAGGGCGTGCCGCTCGACGAGGAGATGGACGCGCACGACGCCGCGTGCAGGCACTTCCTCGCGCTCGCGGCGGGCGAGGCGGTCGGCACGGCGCGCCTCCGGGAGACGGAGGGCGGGCGCGTGAAGGCCGAGCGCGTCGCGGTGCGGCGTTCCGTCCGGCGCTCCGGCATCGGCCGGGCGCTCATGCGCGCGCTCGAGGACGAGGTGCGCGCCCGCGGCCACCGCGAGCTCGTGCTGAACGCGCAGGTGGCGGTGATCGCGTTCTACGAGCGGCTCGGCTACCGCGTCGAAGGGCCCGAGTTCCTCGAGGCGGGCATCCCGCACCGCGCGATGCGGAAGCCGCTCACCTGAACTTCCGCTCCTCCCACCACGGGTAGAACGCGGGCATGTCCGCGGTCGGCCGGAGCGTGAAGCGCGCCGGCCGCTTCTCGAGGAACGCCTGCACGCCCTCGCGCGCGTCGGCCGACTGGCCCATCCAGAAGATCGCGCGCGAGTCGACCTGGTGCGCCTCCATGGGGTGGTCCGCGCCGAGCATGCGCCAGAGCATCTGGCGGCAGAGCGCCACGGACATGGCCGAGGTGTTGTCGGCGATCTCGCGCGCCAGGCCGCGCGCCGTGTCCATGAGGGCCTCGGGCGCGACCACGCGACTCACCAGCCCGCCCGCGAGCGCCTCCTCGGCAGGGAAGATGCGGCCGGTGAGGACCCACTCCGCCGCGCGGCCGATGCCGACCACGCGCGGCAGGAACCAGCTGCTGCACGCCTCGGCGACGATGCCGCGGCGCGCGAAGACGAAGCCCATGCGGGCCGTGCTCGCGGCGATGCGGACGTCCATGGGCAGGGTCATCGTGATGCCGACGCCGACCGCGGGCCCGTTGATGGCGGCGATGACCGGCTTCTTCGACGC
This window of the Deltaproteobacteria bacterium genome carries:
- a CDS encoding enoyl-CoA hydratase (Catalyzes the reversible hydration of unsaturated fatty acyl-CoA to beta-hydroxyacyl-CoA) codes for the protein MDYQQILYAVDAGVLTVTLNRPERLNAFTARMMYELLDAFERADADDAVRAVIVTGAGRAFCAGADLGSGGGTFDYSGGPAAQRIEEHRDGGGLVALRIFASKKPVIAAINGPAVGVGITMTLPMDVRIAASTARMGFVFARRGIVAEACSSWFLPRVVGIGRAAEWVLTGRIFPAEEALAGGLVSRVVAPEALMDTARGLAREIADNTSAMSVALCRQMLWRMLGADHPMEAHQVDSRAIFWMGQSADAREGVQAFLEKRPARFTLRPTADMPAFYPWWEERKFR
- a CDS encoding GNAT family N-acetyltransferase; translation: MRNPCLVGTKVYLRPLEEADAAECHVWLNDPDVRRTLAVRGVPHTEASSRAWIRALDPRRDQVFAIVTNEGGLYVGNCGLHDIDPIDRHATLGIVIGRKDRWGQGFGAETVRLLCRHAFDDLNLHKVCLSCYATNERGLRLYARAGFTVEGRRREQVFIDGRWVDEILLGLLRDELAQG
- a CDS encoding GNAT family N-acetyltransferase codes for the protein MSGLEVRRARPDELARCLAIRREVFVEEQGVPLDEEMDAHDAACRHFLALAAGEAVGTARLRETEGGRVKAERVAVRRSVRRSGIGRALMRALEDEVRARGHRELVLNAQVAVIAFYERLGYRVEGPEFLEAGIPHRAMRKPLT